AACGTGGTGGTGGCATGGGAGGTCATCACCCCGAGCAACGCCAACGTCAACGAGGCCATCGTGGCCGTCCCCCTCACCGGCGCCTCCGACGTGGTGGTCGCCACGGTTGCCAACATGATCTCCCTCACCCCCGGCACCCTCACCCTCGAGATCGAGCGCCACCCCACCGTGCTCTACGTCCACGTGTTGCACCTGCGCACCATCGAGCGGGTGCGGGTCGACGTGCTCAACCTCGAGCTGCGGGTGCTGCGGGCTCTCGACACCGAGACGGCCATCGCCCTGGCCGAGCGCCGCCTGGCCGACGTCGAGGACGCCCTGCGGACGGAAGCCTCGTGAGCACCGTCGCCCTCGGCTGCTTCATCGGCCTCGCCCTCGCCGCCAGCCTCTGCGTGGTGCGCCTCGTGCGCGGAGCGTCCCTCGCCGACCGGATCATCGCCCTCGACTCGCTCCTGATCGTCATCGTCATGGGCGTGACCGTCAACGCCGCCCGCACCGGGCGCGGCACGTTCCTCGACGTGCTCCTGGTGGCCTCGCTGATCGCCTTCATCGGCACCGTCACGGTGGCCCGCTTCATCGAGCGACGGGGGGCGCGCTGATGTCGGCCGTCGAGATCGTCGCCTCCGTCTTCCTCGTCAGCGGTGTGACCTTCGCCCTGCTGGCGGCGATCGGCCTCCAGCAGTTCGACGACGTGTTCGCCCGCATCCACGCCGCCACCAAGGCCATCACGCTCGGCCTCCTCCTGGTGGTGGTCGGCACGTCGATGCTGGTCGAGAACCGGGGCGACATCGCCAAGCTCGTGCTGGCCGCCAGCCTGCAGTTCATCACCGCCCCCGTGGCCGCCCACATGGTTGGCCGAGCCGCCTACCGGGCCGGCACCGAGCTCAGCCCCGACACCGTCATCGACGAGCTGGCCGAGGCCCTGCGGCGCCGGGACG
The sequence above is a segment of the Acidimicrobiales bacterium genome. Coding sequences within it:
- a CDS encoding monovalent cation/H+ antiporter complex subunit F, with translation MSTVALGCFIGLALAASLCVVRLVRGASLADRIIALDSLLIVIVMGVTVNAARTGRGTFLDVLLVASLIAFIGTVTVARFIERRGAR
- a CDS encoding Na+/H+ antiporter subunit E, translated to MTARLITVLWLLVVWVALWEDVSAANVASGVVVGLLLTTFFPVRKASAVSTFRPLKAVQLLAYFLWKLLEANVVVAWEVITPSNANVNEAIVAVPLTGASDVVVATVANMISLTPGTLTLEIERHPTVLYVHVLHLRTIERVRVDVLNLELRVLRALDTETAIALAERRLADVEDALRTEAS
- the mnhG gene encoding monovalent cation/H(+) antiporter subunit G — encoded protein: MSAVEIVASVFLVSGVTFALLAAIGLQQFDDVFARIHAATKAITLGLLLVVVGTSMLVENRGDIAKLVLAASLQFITAPVAAHMVGRAAYRAGTELSPDTVIDELAEALRRRDVGDDD